A region of the Geomonas subterranea genome:
CAAGTACGGCGCCGACCTGGTCACCAAGAACAAGCAGTTGCGGCTTCCCAGCGAGATCGACCGGAAACTCAAGCTCGACGCCGGCGAGAACATGCAGTGCACCACCTGCCACAACCCCCACACCGACCCGTACGGCAAGTTCCTGGTCATGAGCAACGCCAACTCCGCGCTCTGCGTGAGCTGCCACAACGTGACCGGGTGGCAGGGGTCGGTGCACAAGTCCGACCCCCTGGGTGCGGTCAAGGGGTGCCAGAACTGCCACGTCCCGCACAACGCCAAGATGCCGCAGCGGCTCATGAAGGGGTACCCCGAGGAGATGAACTGCCTCCCCTGCCATTCACCCTCCGGGGGCGCCCGCGACATCCAGTCCCTGCTCGCGCTGCCGTCCAGGCACGACGTGCGCGACACCACCGGCGTCCACGACACCGCCGAATCCGTCCTCGGGATGCAAAAGCACGTCGAGTGCGAGGACTGCCACAACCCGCACGCGGTGCAGTCGCTCGGGGCGGTGGCCCCGGCCGTCAACGGGGCGCTGGACAAGGTGAGGGGGTCGCCCTGGGGGGGGAGGTGAAGGAGACCGCCCTCTACGAGTACGAGGTCTGCTTCAAGTGCCACGGCGACAAGAACTTCTCCAGCACCCCGATCGTGCGGCAGCTCCCCTCGCTCAACCTGCGCCTGAAATTCGCCCTGGAAAACCCCTCCTACCACCCGGTGGAGGGG
Encoded here:
- a CDS encoding cytochrome c3 family protein, producing the protein MGFHKTTLSAILLTFVAVSAMPAAAATGEGILTTRHNLSKSGPGPIKTESETQVCIFCHTPHHASSVTPLWSRPMATTVYSTYSSTTRFAQPGQPTGSSRLCLSCHDGTIAVGALINDVSIPMAGGFTTIPIESPSNIGGKTGADLTNDHPISFKYGADLVTKNKQLRLPSEIDRKLKLDAGENMQCTTCHNPHTDPYGKFLVMSNANSALCVSCHNVTGWQGSVHKSDPLGAVKGCQNCHVPHNAKMPQRLMKGYPEEMNCLPCHSPSGGARDIQSLLALPSRHDVRDTTGVHDTAESVLGMQKHVECEDCHNPHAVQSLGAVAPAVNGALDKVRGSPWGGR